The genomic interval AACACAGACGGTTACTGTGAGCACACAAAGCTAAAAGACCAAACTAGTCGTTTGTTGGCGGTGTTGCTGTGTGCGGCCCGGACAGACCGGGTCAGAGGAGTGGGGGTGCTCGCGGTGTCTTTACTTGTACGTGAGCCCGTCTCCTCCGTTGAACAGCTGCTGTCCCGTCAGCCCGTCGTCGGGGGTGTAACTGGTCTGCCCGCTGATCAGGTAGTCCGCCATGACGTCCAAGTACCGCTTATCAGTGCTTCAGTCTTTAATAAGAAATAAACCTAACAGCGTGCGGACAGCgtacacaaacacgcacaggCCCGGGAACAGAGACCGAGAACTTTCTCCTTCAGCCCGGAGCGTCGCTTTCCCTCTGGGTCAGTAACCGTCGTCCTGCTCCGCGAGCAGCCGGGAACACTCCCGTTGTCTGACTGTGTTAGCGACAGAAACCGACCAGAAAGTGTCGGTATGAACACTTTTTGGTTTTATCCTTTCTCGGGCCTTTCTACCAGTCGGAGCTGCGCTTTCATGTTCTTCTTACAACGGCACCCTTCGACACGTGCATAACTCCCGTGTGACAGCGTTTCCGACTCTGACGTCACGTCCGGCCAACCCGCCCCcttatttttaattgtattatttcattaatgttatttaaagaaaacagctttttttatgATACACATGTAATATCATGTTGACAATTTTAAAagcacacaaataaaatgtttaaaaaatctTCTCGGTACAATACTCAGATTTAATCTTTAACTCAATCAAACAGGGGGTAGCATATCAAAGTAACTGCTAACCACTGCcaactgtagctactgttagctggtcagctcagttagctgtgcagctagcggtccttCTGACTGGGAACTCAAAAGCCCCGGAGAATAGTTCGTAGCTAGTAAGCGTGCTACACATGCTTTGCAACACATAAGCGTCCTAATATCCAAACAGCAATTCATTTACAttcttttgattattttgttacatGTTATGATGGGCTGTTGATGGAGATTGATTGATTTCACACAAATGCAAGTGTCTACACACAGCCCATCTCATAGTGGCTTCAAAACATCCTGCAGCCCACAGAGTTGTTTGATAACAGGAAGTGCCTGCCTGCCCTGTTTTGGAATAAACACTTGAGGGTGCAATCCTTCCCTACAAGCCATGCTGCTGCCTGAAGGTAGAAGTGGGTCAAACACATAAGGTCAGGGAGAGCAGTGGAGCAGTTAATACTGTCTTGGCACATTATGATGCCTAACTATATTAGGCTGGGGCAGACACCCAGGGCCCTGCGCAACACAAGGCGGTGCCAATCTGATAATGTCAGAGGTGGCCAGGGTTTGTGCAGCATGCATCAACACTGCAGCAACTGTTGGGACACATTAAAATTAGTCTGAATGTTTGGAGTATTATTTATAGAACACCTACAGTTCATACATGTATACAGACAGAAGTCCCAATATAATTGATGGGAAGCACATTGAGTACTTACTGTATGTGTTAGACAGCAGGACAGTATGATTTAAACTATAATAATTTTAAAGAATTCTTTCCTTATCAATACATGAACACAATATGGactatacatttaaaaaaatgcctACAAAAACAAGGTTGACTTTGTATGTTTCAGTTGtataatcaataatcagtctCTACGTGGTTATGTTCTTTGTTCTAAGAAGTTATTCCTCAAATGTAGGAGTCAAAAAACTCAATTGACACAGGAACCTCCTGTTGAAACATTTGCCCAATAGAATCATTAACTAATCACATTTACTTCTTGTAATACGGCAAAAAACACCACAATTATATTTTAGCGAGACAATTTTTTTACTCGACTACTAGCCGTTGaaatttaggtaaaattctATTTAGAACTTccttttgtgtatgtttgtgaaggtgtgtgtgtgtgtgtaatgaacACACGAGAGACGAGGTTCGGTTTTAAAAACTCTCAGTAACTCTATTTCTGTATTAATGTACAACCGTTGAAAATTACaacaatttttttgtattttttgtaatttttttccccattttttttttttttaaacgatcTATCTATCAACAGCCATTTTCCagaagaaaagtgaaaatgtaagcgggaagaaaagagaaaatcaagAGCAAAAAGAAGTGTTGGGATGGAtttaaagaaagaggaaaagaagaagagcacgagatgggggggggggggagacagtAAACGGTTTATATTCTGCAGTGGAGTGTTTGAGCGCGAGGGTGTCGATGTGTGCTGTGGTATGTGCGTGCAAATGCTATGTCGAGAGGTGGTGCTGTAGTGTGCGTGAATGGCTGAGATTACACTTGCTGCTTCAGAACAACTTCATCATCTGATCAGTGGAGGtgcaaatgttattttgttCTGGAGAGGGTCTGGCTCATCTACATTAGCTGAGCCCGATAAAGCAACAACACCTGCAGGAGAATGTAAAGAGACAAGAATTCAGTAGTTTTACTTGGACCATAAAGATTGGCAACTATTTGATGGCTGTAGTGGCTGCAGCAGGTCCGGTTTGGTACTAACGCACGCAAAGGAGGAAGGTGTGTTTATTGTGAAACAGCGACAACAAGGTCTTAAAAAACAGTTGTCTTCTAAACACACATTCATCTTATTTATAAGTATTATGTGTACATGAACATGCATCATATGTTGCAAAATACTGTACTCttttttttcaagtattttGAGGATTATGTGGGACTGTGAGGTCAACATTTTcccacagtaaacacaccaTATACACATTTTATGGGAGATTATCTAAAATAAAAGTTCTTTTATAATTAAAGATCCTCATAGTCTGCTGCTGAGAAGAGTTCATTGGCAAGTCAAGTTGTATTTGTACTAGTTGAAAATAAAGCTGGTTTCCAACAGAGCCAGGGCATTGCCACCTTTCATCTGGAAGTATCACACTACACTTGCTGGCATAGTTTCCAGGTTTTGCAATAGCTGCTGGAAACAAAACAGCTTCTTCCATAAATCCTTCCAGAACTACGTCATCATTTTTGCTGCATCAGTTCTTGTAATGTTAACCTTTTGCTTATTAGAAgtaatttaaaatgtgtgaaacttTGCATGTGTTCAGGCCAACACAGTAAGTGCCACAGGAACAACTGCCAGAAACAGCCTGGTAGCCATTATGGTCTATGTGAAACCACAAAATACAAATCCACAATCAGCAAACATTCTCCTTAAAGACAGTTTATTCCATCTCCCACATCTTCCTAGTCTGATTGATAACAAAAGTTTTCCATTCAAAGCAGTGTTATTTTACTTACTCATGATCATTAAAGCACCACAGGGATAAAGTTGGGATAACAGCTCTTACACTCTTTTCAAGAGGCAACATGTTGCTTTGAGCTGCTCATGTCAGTCCCTAGATGTTTGATGTGAAATCAAAGAATATCTGCTGTTTTCAGACCTAACAATTTCACCCAGTGATCAGATCTGAATAGCTGCAACAGGTGTAACCACGTTGGATGTAATGCTCTGAAGCCAAAAAATGTACATGAGGTGCAATGAGAACGAGAAGAGGGAAGGGAGATACAATCGTGCCATTCTGTGACCCTGCAGCATTATGGGAGTGAGAGGAGGGAACGACAGATAGGAGGAAGCAAATGAGCGAGTGTAGGGAAGCGAAAAGAAGGGGTCAGATATGACTGCACCAAAGGATGGGCCGTGGAAGGATGCAAAGGGAGGAGGGcgaggaagaaaaaggaaggaagtaAAGAGGGGAGGGAGATGCTGGTGCTTTGCAGTCGCGATGGAGCTTCAGGTGTCGTGGAAATCCTTCAGCAGCGTGCGTCGCCTCTGCTCAGCAATGTGCATCTGATTCTCAAGATCctaggaaaaaaacaaacaaaaataaattatcattattattactattactattgttattacttttattattattaaatataatattatttAAGACACTTTTTTGgggtttcttttttgtattttaaatcatCCACTAATCTTTGGAAGACAAAGTGACTAAGCTAACCATAATATGACATGATGATGTCTACAGCATTTTCAAAGTTTTGGGGTTAAATGCTAACTTAAGCATGTTAAATTGCTCACGATCACAATGTTAACAAGCTGATGTTTAACAGGTATAATGTTGACCATATTGACTAGCTATACATAGCACTAAATATGAAGTACAGCTGAGACCCATGGCAATTTAATTTTGCAGGTATCTagtcataaaccaaagtgttggacaaattaaatgtttgacctgatgatggtgctagATGGACCGTCACAGGACCAGGAATGCTGTTAAAAATCACCCTGAGGGCTGCACAAATGGCTCAATCAATCAGTCCATTTGATAGCTCTTACCCCTCTGTCACTGGCGCTGAGCTCCCCCTCGCCTCCCACCACTCCTCTCTCGTAGGTGTCGGCCCGCTCCACCTTCCACGACAGGTTTTCTATCTCTGCTTCCAGCTGGGCCTGCTGGTACTCAAACTGCAGACAAGGAGAgatggaaaaaacagaaaagtcagGTAATCACTTTCCCCTCTGTGGAGAGAAACTAAAATTATTAAAAGACACAATTACATTATTGGGCCAAGACTCTAAAAAGGCATAGGTGGGAAAGAGGTGGAAGGAGAGTTGGGAGTAAAGGATAGGCTAGGAGACTTGTTTGTCCCTCACCAGTTTCTTGCGTGGGCCGGACTCCATGTAATAGGCGTAAGGATACGTGTACTGCAGCGTGTAGCGACActggaaacaaaagaaaaaacaacagtcgTGATGTGAAGAAATTGAGGAAAGTTTGGAAAATGCTTGCTAAAAGTTATGCTGTGTAGAAATTAAGAAAGGCACTGTGAAAATGAGTCGATATGAACTTTAAACTACCGCTTCATAGATCTGCATGAGACTAAATGGATAATTTCAAACCTAAGAAgttttcacaacattaaaagaGATGTGACAAGACTGATGAACAAAAGTTTCCTTTCTCCAACACTGCATGctctttctgtgtttgcagcTACAAGTTACCAAACTGGCTCGCTGTTCTTTCAATTCTGAGAATTTAAGGTTTTCTAAGCCAATGTTAAACTTGTCATGTAGCTTTTTATACAGCCATTTCATAGATTGCAGTTTGCATGCAAAGTTTCCTGAATAAATCTGACACAAAGATTTcgtgattttatatttttgtgtacCCGTCTTTCTGTCCATCTATTACTCTCTCTAAATTTACCTATTTAATTTcttccacacatccctcacctACTTCATGTGAatccacaacaacacacactgtTGCAGTTCGGTGTGTGTCAGTACCTTAGCCAGGAGCTTTGCAGCATTATGCAGGTACTGCCAGTCGATCCAGGTTCCCAGGTTGTTCATCACTCTCTCCTGGATCTTCTCCTGGATCCTCTGGTATGTCTGAGCCTCCAACTGCAGAGACTTGTTGTGATTCTCCCACTGGAGGGgcaaaaattgaaaaaatacaataaagaaaaaagaatgaaagacaaaaggaaatgtttattttgtataaaTAGGTTTATGTTGGTATGGGACTTGTGTGTTAATAAATTGTTCTGTTAGTAAGCTTCTTCAACACAGTATGGGATGGTTTTTCTGACACAAATATCCGTTCAAATTTTTATACAAGCGTGCAGGAGAGAAACTGTTGGAAATTAATCTCCCTCAAATCCAAAAGATGAAATCTGTCATCTGGTTTTAGTTCATATAAAGCAGGGATTGGCACTTTGAATTCCACATGGGCTCCACAGATGCCTCCACCGTCATTTATCTTTGATTAAAAGATAAATGAAGCACGTTTGTAAagttttttactttacttttgtcGAGGACAGACTTTTACTGAGCAGTTTTGCaccttgtttttattaaatattacTTGAGCAATCATGTGAATTACATATAATTGGGGACCCAAAGAACTCACCCTCTCAAAATAGAAGAGGTATTTCTTGAGGGCCTCTCTGGCCTGAGCCTGCTGGCTCTGGTTGACTATATCAGGGTTTTCTTTGTAGCGGCTGCACTCGTAGTATTCACTGCCGTGAGTCTTCCAGTCACCAAGACACATCCAGCAGAAGTCTGTcaggagacacaaaacacacatgatgGACTCCACACTACAGACATGCATTACACAAAATGTACAGTAAGAGATACCAACTTGTATCATAAATCACCTTAAAGGCTCAGCTCAGGTATTTTTGTCTTATGACAGAGGGATGACCGGtggaaaacaaagtgaaaaacaatTCTTGAACTGTAGCTTCATAAGtctttcttaaggttttttggtCAGCAACTGTCACCATTAACCAAAAAAGCAGACAAGAAGCTAAAGAGGACCAGATTTCATGAACTCTCAGTTGTTCTtctcttatatatatatatatggctgATGGCTAGTTTTTGTGTCACCCATGGTGCCACTAGCTGGATGCAAAGAAGGATTTCATGCATCAGTCGATCACACGGAGACAGACTACTCACCGTGTTTGCACTTGGAGCATTGCTAAAATTAAGACAAAAGAAGGAAGTCAAATTAGTGAAGCAGAAATCTGACAGAACAGCCATGGGAGTCACACACTGACTTCAAATAAATCTGAGCAAATCAGCAGCtgaatgtttttacacaaaacCACCGAGTGCTAGATAtaaaacagctgctgtgtctCACATAGAggttatgaaatgtaaaagatgaTGCATAAATATGTATATGCTCATAAGTGATTTAATCAAGTGTCAGACTATTAAAGTTGAGGACTAGCTCTCAGAATCTGGATATATTTTTAGCACTTCCATGTTCTGCTAAAGCGTGATTTTCAGCTCTGACTCACCATGTGATTGCACCCTCCGTTCTTCTCGATGCAGATATTGCACTTAGGACACTAGAGGAGAATGAGGGTAATTAGTTGAGGAAGAGTGATAGCTTCAGCACTGTCAAACAGATAAGTAATGTGTACTTGTGTTTCCAAACTGTGAGATCTTCTATGGCCATGTGAGTGTACAAAACTACAGTATGTATGCAAGTATGCTGACAAAACAGTTCTGGTCTATGTTCATGACagcatgtgtacatgtgtagaTCCATCTTACATCTTTAGTGTGTGCACTGATATAGTTAGCTGTCTCCGAGTCATCTGCACATTTGGTCAGCCATTTTCGGATCGTTGCGCAGTCTGTGGGTGCGTGGTACATCTGACGGCATTTAAAACTgagtaagagaaaaaaagagaaaggaaatatagGGACATTACGGTTACCAAGCACATAACATACAGCATCAATAGTAACTGACCTGTTTAAGCCCCTTAAAGCTCTATAGCATTTAGCATTATATTGAAAGATTAATCTGGTTTAGTGTGTCTGTTGCTGCCATGCTGCGAGACAAATTCTAGACCTATTCTGACATCATTTATGGATTGGTAACAGGTTAATAACGTAGGCCACTTAAAGAGCCTAGATAACCAAGGGAACTTTGTGTATAAAAGCATTTAATTTACTTGATCACACATGTGTGGCCGTCTGTGAATCATATGAGCTTTTCTCATTCACCTTTTCCTCTTACGCCCACTTTGTCAAAGAATGCAGCTTTTAgggttgattgaaaaaaaaaaaactacacaagGAATTAAAATTCTGACAAAACGGAAACTGAATATCCCGATGAGTGGTTTAGGGAAACAAATACACATCCAAGGTGAGAGTCAGCGAGATAATTGGATACAACCTTGACACATAGCCAGGAGGGAGTCAACAAAAATTCTAATCACAGTTaggaaatgtgtgtttcctACCAGAAGACTTCACTGCAGCGGCTACACTGCACCCTGCGCGCCCGAGGCTCCTGCACCTTGATGACAATTGGACAGTCTGCACCCGGACATAACTGCAACTGGAAGTGACTCTGCAGGACAGAGAGAGTAACAGTGAGATTAAATTACGTTAAGAGTGTCAAAATGATCAGATGCATCATAATAATGAGTGTAATGATATCTCTTCTTCTGTTGATGACACTTGCTAAAAGATTTCAGCTCTGTTCAATTTTCTTTAACAGGGAGGTCAGTTTTAAAGGGCTGCTGAcccaagaaacaaaaaaaagaggaattgGGTGGGCTGATGACAACTTGACATTGTATTGTGTGGATTATTCTAAATAACAGGGACAGTGTTTCTGGAAAAGAGTGATGCTACTGAATTTTTACGagtaatattttaaataattaaatttcAGACAGCAATGTGTGAATACAACTCAAAGTGTTTTTTGCTATTTGAGAGATGGATCCTTTAAGAGAACAAATGTCTTATTTGAGATATCAAAGAATTTGCACAAGTATATACATGGAAACCCAGCTGGCTAGAGAGACTGTGAAGAGAGTGACAAAACAATGTGAGAGTGGATTCAGATTTAAAACGATGTTAAGGAGATTCAAAGATTCactcctgaaagaaaaaaagcacaaggGCTCTTTGaatgtttcctctccttctcactCTCTTTCCACATGCCTCATACGTCTTATTTAATATACGTATAACTGAGCAAACAGActcagcatacacacacacacacacctcgacGTAGTCTCTGAAGAGGTAGCGTCTGTATTTGTCCTTCAGTTCCTCTGCTGGCAGCAGCGGCAGGACAAAGTCTTCTGGCATCTGCAGGGAACAGTCCTGAGCCATACACGAGatacctgaacacacacacacacacacacacacacacacacaaataaagagGAATCCTGAATCATTGACAGGTTATAGTGAGAGAAGCAACATGTAGCCTACATACACTGCCGAACAAAGGCTGCTACTGCGCCTTGTGTttctataaaaacacacacacaaacttatcTCAACAATTTAACTTCATCCAGGACTGAGAGTTCTCGCCCTGCAGTTCTGTTTGGTTTCTAGTTACAGTCACCCAGAAACTAGACTGAGGTCATCCGTCATCATAAACGTGTCCTTTGTACAGCTGATAGTGAAACACTCATCAGGCCCAGAAGGACTCTGTTACACGGACCAAAGGAGACTGTTGGAAAGTTGCTCAAAGACACAACTGCATACaaatatggacacacacaaataaagaagCACTTGTGCTCCCACGCCAAAAGCACAGGGAGTCTGGTAAACTGTATGCACTTTACAACACGCATACAGTGTACTGTACAAAAACTTTGAGCTGATCCGtgaacacacccacacacccatcTGCGCTCCTGCTGACACAAGcacactgatgcacacacacattaataatcAAAAGTAGGAGCGTGCATCCCCGCAGGAGTTTACACCAGATGGGAGTCATCAAAACCTCATATTACATCTCCCTCATCTTCAAAGTTACACATAAACACTTATGGAGTGGGCCGCAAACAACCAGAAAGGATCTCTGGTGTCTTCTGTCatttaaacattcattaaaCATCATTAAGTTACTGATGGAGCTCATCTGCTGACACTGCTGCTCTAATGAGAACACAGGCGAAAATTATCTTCAAAAGGGATCAGAGGCTGAAACTGTGATGaaaccctgaaaacacacacacacacacacacacacacacacacacacacacgggagaTCACATCAAACAAAGTGTGACTCATGCACTCCAATACCAGCTTTGATgacttcacacaaacacacattctcacTACTCACCCACTCCTATGCCATCTTTGACCAGGACAGTGCAGTGCTGCTCCCAGCATGCTTTGCAGAAGGAGTGCTGGCAGGGCAGCGCCAGCAGGGAGTCTCTCCGTACAACCTGTAGACACACACCACACTGGAGGGACTGAGGtgcctgaaacacacaaacacatcaatcacaaacacatcatcaaacacaaaactgcactgaaaaaaaaaactgcgcTCAATAAACATCAAACTGTGCAAAATTCAGAAttcaaaaacaaagttttttaaTGCTTATGATTTATTACTCACAGTGACTGTTCTGCAGGTACTGCTGGGCTGGACAAGAGCGTCTGACATCAGCAGAGAGGAGTTGGACTTATATCTGTAGCGGTCATGGACAGAACCATTGGTCATTTCAGGattaaagacagaaacattaaaTGACAGTGCAAAAAAATAAGAGGTAGAGAGAAAGAACCTGAGAATACAAGAATGGACTTTTGTGAGGGTAAAAATGATGGAGGGAAAGGAAGGGGGGGAAGGTTTTTGAGAAAAGACTACAAGAATTATAatgaaaaaggaaggaaaaaggaTGGAGCAGAGGAGACATACCTCTCCAGTATTTGTGTAACCTGCCAGCTAAAATGCACCAGGATCAGTTTTGCTACCGCTGGTaaaacctgagagagagacagaaaaagagcaAGTGCTGAAAAGTTGCTTCAAATCATACTTCAAAGCAATGAAATGTTGCTGCAGTGACACATGAGTGACGAAGCTGTTTTGAGAGTCAGCTAATCTGTAATGACACCCAGCACTCACATCCCCAGTTTGCCTGTTATTACAGAAATAGATAATAAGCAGACTCTGCTGCTCATGAGAGGGAAATGTTTCGTGATCATGACCCTGCTGTAAACACTGATAACACAAAGTTTATttggcattttttattttggctacAGAACAAGAAACCTAGCAACAAAATACAACCAAATATGGCGGAGAGTTCAAACCCAGCAGAACTGAAACAATTGTTTGATGAATTGTTTCACCAAAAGAATATAAATCTATGGAAACTCATAATTAAGTAAAGAACAAaacagcttctcaaatgtgaagagGATTTGCTAGCTCTTTTCTGTTATACTGTTGTAAATGGAGTACCTTCAGTTTACTGATCATTGTATTGACAGCACAACAAATGTAAAGAGGTCACTTCAGACTGTGATATCATACCAAACTTAAAGAATCAGTCTGGAAACCTGAAATGTAGTCAGTCTGTGCTTTCCCAGCTGGTGACTTGATGGATTCTCTCAGCTGTTACTGTTCAGTGAATATTAGATGAGGCAGGATGGTTACTGTACATAGGAAGATGTCTAGGATTACTTTAGCGTATCACTTTGCACCACAAGCTGGACGTATATGGCTGCTGTGACTCATTGACATTACACGTGCCTAGAAGTCGACGATTTAAATAAAGTAAGACGACTGAGTCCTCCTTCACCTTATGCCATCAACGCACCTGCTCCTCTAGGAGTTGCTAACAGAAGACTGTGGTTGCGGCTGTGCAGGTCTCAGGTGTGATTGTGTGTAACAGAGTGTGAAATAAGGTCTTACTGCAATAAACATGCAGACTCAGCAAAGTTACTGCAGAGTAAACTGCTCATGACGAGGTATGAAGGGCCGTATTCAGGATGATATTCATGTTCACCGTTCGTCAACCTCCTTCACTGTCACTGAAAGAACgcattaatattaatgtttgTACTCAtaacaatgtaaaaactgtcaGAGATTACAATTAGCCTTCTATGAGAGCAAACTCACTGCAACTATTTCAGGCGGATCATTTTTATACAGCCATAACCTCAGTCTACAAAGTGAAGCCATGCACggcattttttttctatacatATGGACATTCAATATACACtagaaaaggagaaaatggTTTGATGTCGCTCATCAAAATGCATCTTTATCTCTTTTCTGTTTGGGGAGGAAAGTGGTCATATTTTAAAAgactttttttgttgccacatcACTTCATTTTCAGGTAGTGATCATCAGTAACCACTGTACTACGAAAACAATTACTTGGTGACGATTTGGTTAACAGCACCACACCCTAATGGCTCGAAAATGGACACCTTGTTTAGAACTAAATCACAACGTGCGACagaatttaaacacattttttcctcttgttttgtcCTGCCAACCACATCTAGCCATTCCACTGTAGACAAAGAGCAAGTATTcccaaaaaaagtaaaatcaagCCCAATGTCTATCCGTTTTGATTTTATCCGTTGATTGCTTTTGCAGGAATCTTACTTTCATTAGCATTTCTAGGCTGTTGTGAAGAGAAGTCTTATtaaagatgagaaaaaaaacaaaacatgacaggaaCAAGAAAAAGGTGTGTTCAGCCTAACACCTTAATGCTAGTCATGAAGATCAGTAGGCAAAAGAGTACAAGTTTAACCTGCTTAGAACATGCAGAGTAACCAGAACGTCTAGTCTTTGCACCGTTTTCCAGAGTCAAAATGCATTTGTGTGGTTATTTTTAACGTTTCGTGCAATGGTGTCCTGTCAGGTTTGAAAGTGAGGTCTGTTTCAAAGGACATGAGAACATTTCTAGTAGAGCCTGACTAATATATCAGCCGATACTAGCTTATCACAGATCTGTTTCAGCACATATGTTTTCCGATATATGCACTCTGGAAAATACTGTTAAAAGATAATATGCTATACAAGAAGCTTAGGTGATTTTAAATAACTAAATTCtcagagaaaatgtttgtttatattcCCCAAATTATCTCTTTCAATTCAACTGACATTTGTGTGTCAGAAAAATCTGTTGATGCATTAACCCTGAAGTTTACTGTCAGTCTGGTTCtcaaaaaaggcaaaaactgcacgcacacacaaacagaaaaaacacatttttccccTTAAAACAGACTCCCTTTC from Sparus aurata chromosome 7, fSpaAur1.1, whole genome shotgun sequence carries:
- the LOC115584647 gene encoding E3 ubiquitin-protein ligase ARIH2-like, producing the protein MSVDMNSQASDSNEEDFGVNSEEEEDEDDGGDEEDQGDIASYYEGVASDVEQQGADSFDPEEYLFTCLTYKESQRVLTEEVNTVAAALKVLPAVAKLILVHFSWQVTQILERYKSNSSLLMSDALVQPSSTCRTVTAPQSLQCGVCLQVVRRDSLLALPCQHSFCKACWEQHCTVLVKDGIGVGISCMAQDCSLQMPEDFVLPLLPAEELKDKYRRYLFRDYVESHFQLQLCPGADCPIVIKVQEPRARRVQCSRCSEVFCFKCRQMYHAPTDCATIRKWLTKCADDSETANYISAHTKDCPKCNICIEKNGGCNHMQCSKCKHDFCWMCLGDWKTHGSEYYECSRYKENPDIVNQSQQAQAREALKKYLFYFERWENHNKSLQLEAQTYQRIQEKIQERVMNNLGTWIDWQYLHNAAKLLAKCRYTLQYTYPYAYYMESGPRKKLFEYQQAQLEAEIENLSWKVERADTYERGVVGGEGELSASDRGDLENQMHIAEQRRRTLLKDFHDT